GCGATCTCGGCGTCATCCATGAATTCCTGGTCCACTTCCAGCAGCTCGGCCCGGTGGCCCTCGATTTTATCTTTCAGGCGGTCCATCTTCCACTGGATCTCGTCGGACCGGCCAGTGGGAAATCCGTGCTGATCGTGGGTCAGGCCGGTGATATTGAAGCGGTACCCGCTGCCCATGGAGGCATATGGCCCTCCCACGCTGCTTCCGTCGCCGTAATGGGTATATTCAGCCGGGCTGACCGTCGGCTGGGGATGGGTATATAATTCCAGCTCTCCCGGGGCAGGCATCTCCATCTTCTCACGCATGTGCCCGATGAATTCGTCCAAAAGGAGGATCACCGGCATCCGGAATTTTTCGGCCAGATTGAAGGCCTTGACGGTAAGCTTGAACGATTCCTCCACCGATGAGGGGCAGAGCGCGATGGTGGGGTGGTCGCCGTGGGTGCCCCAACGGGCCTGCATCATGTCGGCCTGGGCCCCCTTGGTGGGCAACCCGGTGGAAGGTCCACCCCGCTGGACGTTGACGATGACGCAGGGGATCTCGGCCATGCAGCCATATCCCAGCAGTTCCATCATCAGGGAGAATCCCGGCCCGGAGGTGGCGGTCATGGCCTTGGCCCCTGCGGCGGCGGCCCCCAGAATGGTGCCGATGCCGGCGATCTCGTCCTCCATCTGGATGAACCGGCCGCCTTTTTTCGGCAGCATCAAAGCCATATCCTCGGCGATCTCGGTGGAGGGCGTTATGGGATAGCCTCCGAAAAAATTGCATCCGGCATATAGGGCGCCCAAGGCGCAGGCTTCGTTGCCCTGCAGTAATCTGATATCCTTGTTCATTTCTTTTTCTCCCGGGTTAGAAAGATGGCCAGGTCCGGACATCTTATTTCGCACTGTTTGCAGAAGATACAGTCGTCCGGACGGGCCACTACAGGCTTGCGGTCCTCGCCCATCTCCAGGACATTCTTGGGACAGAAAGCCACACAGATCTCGCAGGATTTGCACCAGGGCTTGTAGACATACACCGGCAGGTCATAGCCCTTTTTAAAATCCTCCTCGATGGCAAGCCTGGCCTCCATCACATCGGTATTTTTGGCCATAAAGTCTCCCAATATATTTAATGTTTTACTTTATCAGATTCACTCAACACCAAGAATTGTTCCTGCTTTACCGTTTAGCGCTTCGGCTGCCTTTTCCAGGGAAGTGATAATAACCTGTCTGCCCCCGTATTCCAAGAATTGAATGGCGGCCTCGATCTTGGGGCCCATGCTGCCGGCTGCAAAATGCCCCTCGGCCAGGT
The nucleotide sequence above comes from Candidatus Edwardsbacteria bacterium RifOxyA12_full_54_48. Encoded proteins:
- a CDS encoding 2-oxoglutarate synthase subunit alpha — translated: MNKDIRLLQGNEACALGALYAGCNFFGGYPITPSTEIAEDMALMLPKKGGRFIQMEDEIAGIGTILGAAAAGAKAMTATSGPGFSLMMELLGYGCMAEIPCVIVNVQRGGPSTGLPTKGAQADMMQARWGTHGDHPTIALCPSSVEESFKLTVKAFNLAEKFRMPVILLLDEFIGHMREKMEMPAPGELELYTHPQPTVSPAEYTHYGDGSSVGGPYASMGSGYRFNITGLTHDQHGFPTGRSDEIQWKMDRLKDKIEGHRAELLEVDQEFMDDAEIAVFSYGGAARSAQQAIREARASGIKAGLVRPTTIWPFPDKALEEILRKVKTMIVAEISQGQLLGEIQRLNQTHTKVVPVQRYDGEMLTPNEVLNAIVEVTK